GACATCAACATCTTCGAGGGTCTGGCCTATGCCAACGGCGGACGCATCTTCGACGAGGAAACCGGCAAGGTCACGCTGAACGATCCGGGTGTCGTCGATGCCCTGCAGCTTTACATCGACCTGATTGCCGACGGGTCTACCCCCGCGGCGACCTCGCTGACCGAGACCTTCTTCCGCGACACCGCGCAGCTGTTCGGTCAGGGGCGGTCGGCCATGTGGATCGGTCTGTCCTGGCTCAACACGCCCTGGGGTGTGTCCGAAGACGTTCGCTGGACGGGCGTGCCCTTCCCGCGCCCCGACGCGCCCAGCGGCAGCTTTGCGCCCGTCAATGCGATCATGGATCCCACTGCGATCCTGATGGTGTCCTCGCGGTCCGAGAACCCCGAAGCGGCGATCGAGTATCTCGACTTCTGGTCGCAGAACGAGCAGCTCGAAATCTGGGGCGGTCAGCCCGAGGTCGCGCGCATCCCCGCCGGCAAGGCCGCCTGGGACAACAGCGAGCTGGCCGAAGTCTGGCCGAACTGGGTCAAGGCCTACAACGAAGGCAACCTGTTCGAAGGCGCGGCTCCGATGCCCCGTTTCATCGGTGTCTCGGCCATTGAATCCGCGCTCGGCACGGCGATCCAGGAAGCGATCCTTGGTCAGAAGACGCCGCAGCAGGCGCTCGATGACGCCACCGCAGCCGCCCAGACGCAGATCGACCTGATCCGCGGCTGACCCGCGGGGCGTATGGCAGGCTCGCAAGGACCCTCCCGAGGTCCTTGCGGGCCCTGCCAGCCCCTCCGGCATTCACGAACGTCCGAACAACAACCTCCCGAGGGGGCCCGACGACCATGCAAAACGACCGCCTTCTGGCGTATTTCATGATATTGCCTGTGGTGGCGGCTGTTCTCGCCTTCGTCGTCGGGCCAACTTACAACGTCGGCACGCTCAGCCTGACCCAGGTGGTCATGGGGCAAGAGCGGGGCTTTGGCACACTCGGAAACTTCCGGGCGCTGATCAACGACCCGGTGTTCCTTCTGGTGATGAAGAACACCGCGATCTGGATCGTCGGCGGCACCCTGGCCTGCGTCTCCGTGGGGCTGGCCGTGGGCACGTTCCTCGCGATCGACTCCAAGATGACGACCGGCCTGCGCGCCCTGATCCTTCTGCCATGGGTCCTGCCGGATGTGGTGACGGCCATGGCCTGGAAATGGATGCTGCACGGCCAGGTCGGCATCATCGGCCAGACCCTGACCTCGACCGGCCTGACCGACGAGCCGATCTCCTTCATGGGGGACCCGGATCTGGTGATGTGGATGCTGGTGGTGGTTCTGGTCTGGCGCAAGATGCCGCTTGTGGCGCTGATCCTCTGCGCGGCCATCCGCTCCGTACCCGATGAACAGCTGGAAGCGGCGCGCATGGACGGGGCCACGGCATTCGAGAGGTTCCGCTTTGTCGTGATCCCGAACATCGCCTTTTCGCTGACGGCGGTGACGGTCATCTCGATGATCTGGATCACCGCGGAATTCGCCCTGCCCTGGATCATGACGGGCGGCGGGCCGGCCAATGCCAGCCAGATCATGGCAACCTACATCTATCAGCAGAGCTTCGAGTTCTTCAATTGGGGCGTCGCCTCGGCCATGTCGGTGGTCAACCTCGTCATGCTCGCTTCGATCGTGGGTCTCTATCTCTACATCAATCGTCGCTCCTGGGCGTCGGAGGGGACACGATGAACGAAACGTCACGCACCTGGTACTGGACGGGGCTCAGCCTGATCGGCCTCGTCATTGCCCTCTATGTCCTGTTCCCGATCTTCTGGCTGTTCCTGGCCTCGTTCAAGACGCAGTCGGAACTGGCCAGCCTGCCGGTCGCCTTCTGGCCCGAGTCCCTGACTCTGGACGCCTACAAGGCGCTGTTCTCGCCCACGCACCAAAAGGGGCAGCTGCTCGACTGGCCGCAACTGATCGGCAACAGCTTTTTCATCG
This Jannaschia sp. M317 DNA region includes the following protein-coding sequences:
- a CDS encoding ABC transporter substrate-binding protein, with protein sequence MTDPISRRRFLGTTAAVGAATLAPTMPARAAAGDVSVWKFGGTPTEVEQWALRNDAFAAANSDIDLNYSYFNGQIRRQKILAGFQTRRLADVIIAFGQDIPEFAGFDMIQPLDDIAADKIEGWKERIVPEVLASGMHEGKLYGVPTYVDMASFLAVNLDALEEAGFDRPPATWSELREYAKAMTKPDRPGIAFPATTAPVDINIFEGLAYANGGRIFDEETGKVTLNDPGVVDALQLYIDLIADGSTPAATSLTETFFRDTAQLFGQGRSAMWIGLSWLNTPWGVSEDVRWTGVPFPRPDAPSGSFAPVNAIMDPTAILMVSSRSENPEAAIEYLDFWSQNEQLEIWGGQPEVARIPAGKAAWDNSELAEVWPNWVKAYNEGNLFEGAAPMPRFIGVSAIESALGTAIQEAILGQKTPQQALDDATAAAQTQIDLIRG
- a CDS encoding carbohydrate ABC transporter permease produces the protein MQNDRLLAYFMILPVVAAVLAFVVGPTYNVGTLSLTQVVMGQERGFGTLGNFRALINDPVFLLVMKNTAIWIVGGTLACVSVGLAVGTFLAIDSKMTTGLRALILLPWVLPDVVTAMAWKWMLHGQVGIIGQTLTSTGLTDEPISFMGDPDLVMWMLVVVLVWRKMPLVALILCAAIRSVPDEQLEAARMDGATAFERFRFVVIPNIAFSLTAVTVISMIWITAEFALPWIMTGGGPANASQIMATYIYQQSFEFFNWGVASAMSVVNLVMLASIVGLYLYINRRSWASEGTR